One Bythopirellula goksoeyrii genomic window, TGAATGACCGTGTGATGAAATTCTGGTTCTTCGACCATTGGCAGGTGGTTTCGACCCGAGCTTCATCATCCTCGTCGACCCACGAGCCGATCAACCATTCGAGCGGCTTGAGTTGCTCGTAATGGGAAGGTGGTGATGTGACCTCCTCTTCACTCACCCGATCCAGCAGCCACTTACCTCCCTGTTTCACATGAACCGCCTGATAACGGGTAACTTCGGCTACACTCTCAGGCCCCGATACCGTGGCTAACCCATTTTCGACAGCCACATTCGGAGAAACGAAGTCGATCGATTCCACCTCGACTTCCAGCTTGACATCCTTGGCGTCAGCCAGCAGCGCATCAAACTCTTGCTTGATAGCCTCCAAACCAACGACTTGGTCACCAGTGCGAGGATTGGTGTAAACCGCCTCTGGGGACCAATGGGAGGCCAACTCGGCTGAATCATGGGCGTTGAACGCGGCCACATAGGAAGCAATCGCTTTCTCTATCGCAGCTTTGTCCGCCACAGCGTTGCCCGCAATAGCCGTCGCTGGTCCACACGCCGCGAGGACTACTGCCACACATTTCCAAATCGTTCGCTTCATATCAAAATCCTCCAATGTTGAATTGGCATAATCTACCACTAGCCGGGCGGAGAGATCCGCACCGAATCGATCCTAACCCCACAAAAGAAGTCGGTCAATCGATACAGTTTCCACATGTTACTCGCAACAAGAAACGATTGGTTGCCCCAAAGTGTGGAGCGCATCTTATCCGCACATCCCAACTGCCAAACAACCTCAGGTGTGACTCCCGCAGTCCTTCAAGTGAAATCACATTGCTGACCGCGTCAATAAACTATCCGCAGGCTACTGGCCGATTAATCGAATAGTCAGCCGTCGAACGCGGGAAAAAGTTCGGCATCGAGTCGGTGCAAGAGATTCTTAATCTCGGGGATCGCCTCCGTTGTGGCCTGTTCGCCGATCGCTGCTAGCTCGTCGGTGCGGGTGAACCCAGTCAGCTCGAATCCGGTTACGTCCGGCTCAATGACAAAGTCCGCCGGTTGAACGCCGATCGCATTGATGTTGGTACTTTGAACCTGAAAACTCCTTAGTATTGTTTGAATCGTTGAGGCAGATCGCATTTGAGAAGCAGGCGTATCCGGCCGGTTTCGGGCGAACTCACTTTCCATTTTCGCAGTAACACTCACCGCGATGACGAAGTTGCAACCTTTAGCAACGAGCACATCGGCAGGAATATTGTTAATCAATCCACCATCTACCAAAGCTTGGCCAGATCGATTAATTGGCGTGGACAACACCGGTAGATTGATGCTTTCGAGAATGCCATGTACCGCATCACCTCCACTCCGTACCACGGATTTGCCTTCGATCAAATCGAGGGTAACCGTGTGCATCGGCACCGCTAATTGCTCCAAGTCTAAGTCCTTAAGATACTTTCGGAGCATGGGATCAAAGCGACCCATGCGGTATTTGTGCAACAAGTACCACTGATCTCCACGAGGAAGTAACCGGAAGAACCAGGAGGGTCGTAGATCATTTACAAAACACTCGACAGCATAATCGGCATCGAGTCCTGCTGCGTAAACGGTGCCGGTCATCGCTCCGGCGCTAGTGCCAGCAATCATATCCACGGTAATCCCACTCTGCTCTAGCGCCTTGAGTACGCCCAGGTGTGCCATTCCGCGTGCAGCGCCGCCCCCAAGCGCTACTCCGATCTTGACACCTCGGACCAGATGGAGGAGTCGTTCAAACCCACTAAATAGGACTTTGCCTTGGTTAGATACTGGTGAACCGAACGAGACCTTAAGATCTCTCCCGGCCAGATCGCGCAACTCCCTTGCTAATGGGGCGTCTTCTCCGGGCTCAAGTAGCCAGAGAATGCAGATTTTGTCGCGCCATGCCGGAGCAAGGGACTCAATCTCCCGCAAAAGTTTTACCGATGCCTGCCAGTTTTGAGACGTCACACACCAGAACGCTAGGTGACATTTTTCCAAGGTATTGGAGGCAAGTGATAGATCAAAAGTTGTTTTGGTATCGGCGAAAACTTGGCCCGTTTCCAGCCATTGGGCCACTTGCTTTCGCACTTCATCAACGCTCAAGTCACGCCCGGCTCCAAACATTTGACAGCAGCGGCTCCCCTCGATGGATTCTGCATCTGACTGGTCCGTGAGGACACCAGGTGTCTCTCCCAATTCGACAAGTCGCTCAAATAGCTTTCGGCTGACAATACGGGTCTCATCAGACTGATGTACGAATGCTACAAATCTCGGACGGGTAGGGAGTCGGTCATTGAAGATCGTACGCTTAACCGAATCAGCCACCAGTCGCGTAAAATTGGTACGAAACACATCGAACTTCTTAGTTAACTCCAGGCCCCTTGCATATTCCATCCGGAGTAGTGTGGAGGGATCTTCGGCGATACATTCCATGGGTGTCGGCTCCGCGAGCACAGCAGCTAAGCCCCCGATTTGGTCGCCCGAACTATGAAATCGCTGAGTGATCACGTTGCCTTGAATGTCTACTAATTCCAGCCTTAGCCGTCCGTGAATGATCAAATACACCGAAGTCATGGGCTCATTAGCCCGATGGATAGTATCGCCAGGCTGACAGCGCATGAGTTCTACGGCTTCAGCGATTTCTCGCAAGGCTTCATGATCCAAGCCACGGGAGCAGGGGTGCAGCTTCAGTAAGTGGATCTTTTCGTCAATCTCGTTCATGTTAGATACTCTTCACGTTTACCTGTTTCAGCTAATTCATGATCAACTGAAGTTCGATAGCCAGTTAACTCGCGTCGGAGGTAATCACCAAAGTTGTCGACTGGAGCAGAATTGGCAATGCCATTGATCCAACTCTGTTTCTTCAATGATTCAAACGGCAATTCTTGGTCAAGCAGCTGACGATCGTACATAAATCGGTCCAGAGATCCATTGAATAGCATCCTCCAATCCCACTCCATCCGGCCTCGACCCTGTGCGTAGATGCTGGTTGTGCAATTAGTCGTCAAACCATGATACCAACGCGGATTTTCTGCTAATGAATTGATGGCATTCACATACTCAAAAAAGAACTCGTGATCGGTGAGTGCATCCGAGGCAAGGCGATAGAGATACAAGTCGTGGCCTTCCAGGCATTTCGAGCGGCGCAAAATCGCGTCTCGCTCGTCACTGACCACATACATGAGCTCTTGCTGGCGGTAGAGGCTACGAATCAAACTGTATTTTTGCCCCACCCGATAGCGGACTTCAATCGAGATACATAACCGACCACTAGACCCAAAATCAAAGACGAACATTGGATGACACATCAGAGTAGACCCCCATTGCAATAGGATCGCATCAACCCCGATTAACTGAGAAAGACGATAGGAGCGTGTCTCGAAACGTGTATCAAAATCTCTGGCACTACGATACTCCGTATTGCGCACGTTTTCGACAGTGATCTCGTCACCCTGCAAACTCACCCGCGCCAACTGCGAAAAATTTGGGTCCCATTCCCTGTGCTGCGATGGTTTTTGAAAAAACCACCAACGCAAGAAAAAACCACTCAGAACAAGTATCAAAACAAAGGGTTTCCAGGCAGGCTGCCAGGAAAGAAATGCAACAATAGCACACACAACCCAAATTGCAGCAAGCACTCCCCCGAACCATGTTGCTCGACCAACATCGAAGAAGATGGCTCCCGCTATCCACAGCACAAGAATGGATGCGACCAAATACATGAGGCAAGTGATCAACAACCAACCTAGATTGACATCCATTCTAAGTACGATGCTCCATTGCTTTCTGATCGCTAGTTTCGGCGAATGATTACGAAATGTTCGTCGAAATGAAAGAACGCATCGATCCTTCCTCTGAGTATATAAAGGGGTCAATCGGTCGGCATTGTCGACCCGGCAGGCCTGCGGGCTCTTAGCCGCAACCCGAAGGGAAGCGCACGCGAGAGTGCATCCCGATCAGCCCTTAGCTTTGAGTACTGTGCAAGTGAATCATACACGCATAGACTCTAATCTATATCAGAATAAACAATTTATTGCCTGGAAAAACCAATGAGATGAAACCCCACTCCACATTCCAATACCTCGTGTCGATCTCCCTCATGGGTCTGCTCTCACTTGCAGGCAACATCGGATCTCTCTCTGCTGAAGACTCCGTGCATCTAAGGGTCAACCAAATAGGCCATCATCCGGAGGATGCCAAAGTCGCGATTGCTTTCTCCCACATTCCCATCGAGGGAAAGTTTTCTCTCCTTGAGGTACCTTCAGGCAAGGTCGCCTTCACCGAAACCTTCGCTCCCACACCCGCACCAGGTTGGGGAACTTTTGCCCATCACTATCAACTCGATTTCAGTAAGTTTTCTGCACCGGGTCGCTATCGGCTGAAGATTGACAACTCGGGCGAAGTATCGCGCCCATTTACCATCGGCGAAGAGGCCTATGGAGATCACGTCGAGTCCCTACTGAGGTTTATGCGGCAACAGCGCTGTGGCTACAACCCAGTGCTGGATGTGGTCTGCCACCAGCGAGATGGCAGAACCGCTTTCGGTCCACTCCCTACAGGAACGTTTGTCGACACCAGCGGAGGATGGCACGACGCGGGTGACCAACTCAAATATCTACTTACGGGCAGCAATGCCACTGCTCGAATGCTGCTGGCCTATCGTCTTGAACCTACCAAATTCGACGACCGCACAGATCGATCGGGGCATCCTCTACCCAACCGTATACCAGACGTACTTGATGAAGCCCGCTGGGGATTGGATTGGCTATTCAAACTGCATCCAAGCCCCGACGAACTCTACCATCAAGTCGCCGACGACCGAGACCACAACGGATGGAAAATGCCTGATCAGGATTCGTCAGATTACGGTTGGGGTCCGAATAGTTACCGCGTTGTCTACGGCGCAGATGGCAAGCCTCAAGGTTTGCGCGAATTCAAAAGCGAATCAACGGGTTTGGCAAATATCGCGGGACGTTGTGCAGTTGCCATGGCAATGGCTCACCAGATCTGGAAAGAGGACTTGCATGACTCAGTATTCGCTGACCGCTGCCTCCAAGCTGCACGAGAATTCTATGCAATGGGAAAGGCAAAAGAGGGAGTCCAACAAGGCAATTCCTATGGTGCCCCTTATCGCTACAGCGAGACGACTTGGGCAGATGACATGGAATGGGCCGCCACCGAACTCTTTACCGCCACAGGTGATGAGTCATTTCTAGACGAAGCGATCTACTATGCCCACTTGGCCGCCGACACCACTTGGATGCCGCACGAAACTGCAGGCCATTATCAATACTATCCCTTCCTGAACGTTGGCCACTTTGCGTTGTACCCCCATGTCGACATCGAGCAGCAGACTAAGTTAGCTGAGTATTATCGCTCAGGCATCGAAGCTACGCTTGCCCGAGCCAATAATAATGCGTTCGGCGTGGGAGTACCTTTTATTTGGTGTTCCAACAATCTGACCTCGGCGCTCATCACTCAGATCTTGCTCTACGAGCGGATGACCGGCGACCTGCAATACCACAGCCACATGCTGACCCACCGAGACTGGCTCTTTGGTCGCAACCCGTGGGGCACTACCATGTTTACCGGGATTCCACACGATGGCGAGTTTCCCGATGACGTGCACACGGCGATCTGGAAATTGACTCGCCGGGCCGTGCCAGGCGGCCTAATCGATGGCCCCGTTTACGCCAAAGTCTACGAGAGCCTCTTGGGTTTGCACCTGGAAAACGAGGATGAATTCGCCGAATTTCAGAACTCGCATGTCGTTTATCATGATGACATTGGCGACTACTCTACCAACGAACCCACAATGGATGGGACTGCGGATGCCATCTTCATGATGGCACATTTCGGTGTCGCTCCAGACACAGCACGGCAGGCTGCCGCGAGTCGAGTACCAAGCCCTGCAGCCGATCTTCAACTCGATGCGGGCGCGATCCGAAGAGGTTCTACTAAGGAAAAGAAGTTGGCTCTCTTATTTACGGCCGACAAACATGTCGAAGGAGCAGAATCGGTTATCAATACTTTAGCCGAATACAACCTCCCAGCCACGTTTTTTCTAACCGGCAAAGCTCTCGATGCACCGTCGATGCGCGATTGGACACGGCGTGCCCTGGAAGATGGCCACTATGTCGGACCCCATTCCGACGGGCATCTGCTCTACGCCCCGTGGAAGGATCGCCAGAAATCTCTCGTTTCTAAAGAACGATTTCAGGCTGACTTGTATCGAAACTTGGCCGAAATTGGCGAACTGGGGGCTGACCAGAGTGAGCCAATCTACTTTGTGCCCCCTTTCGAGTGGCACAACTCGCAGCACTCAACTTGGGCCAAAGAATTGGGATGCCAGATGATCAACTTTACCCTTGGTAGTGGTTCGCATCGCGACTTTGCCCCCGAAGACCACCAGGCCTACCGCACTTCAGACCAACTCCTGCAAGAGATTCTCGCTTACGAAAACACCGAAGCAACCGGTCTCAATGGCCACCTGCTATTGCTCCACCTGGGAACGACTCGCAAAGACAAGATGTACGACAAGCTAGATGAATTGATAGAAGGGCTCCAACAACGGGGCTACGAATTCGTCCGCATCGACAAACTGCTCAGCCCGACGCTGCTAGAAGAATAGTAGTTTCAGTAGTTCCAAATAGGCGGTAATTGACTCACTGGAGCTGAGTCCTTCAACACACACCTTGAGGTCCATGCCCGCAAACCTCCATTCATGAAAAAAGCCAGTCGCCTTGGTTGTGCATCCCTGCACAGGCGACTGGCTAAGAGTGCGTGTTTCCCTCCACGCTCTGTTCGATCAACGATATCTCAATAGGGCCCAATCGAGGGCGGGTTGTTTTGCAGGAAATCGCGTGGACCGCGAACCGTATAGTACGGATAGGCAGTCTGTCCCACGGGAGGTCCAGGGTTGAAGTTGGGCTGCTCGGGATAGCCTCCGGCATGAGGGCAGAATCCACTGGCGATGGCGCCCACAATTCCGCAGCCGCCACAGGCTCCGCATCCTCGTCCACCACAGGCACCACACATGCGACCACCGGCCCCACCGTTGCACATGCCGCCATTGCACATACCTCCGTTGCCGATGCCACACCGACCACCTCCTAGCTGACAGCCGCCACCATTGCAGCAACCGTTGCCGTAGGGATCACAGCCGCTGCATGAAGGCTCACAACAGGTATCGCAACCGCATGCTGGATCGCAACAGACGTCGCAACCACACGCGGGATCACAGCAAACGTCGCTGCATCCGCAACCAGCATCACAGCACCCGTCATATGAGCATTGCTGAGCACCATAGAGATTGCTGCGGACTTGAGGCCGTGGAGCATTTTGCGAAGTCGAGACGTTGCATGGTTGACCACAACAACCTCCCCCGAGCATACGATTTCCGGCACAACCGGTGGTTGCCAAAGTGAGCATGGCAACGCAGACCAAGATATTTTTCATCAGAATCCCCCCTGATTTCAAGATCGAAGATGCTCGAATTTCGATTAATTGCGGGCGAATCCAATCCTTCGCACCGCTGCGGGTGGCGCGCTTCGGGCGTGCCATGCAGAGCAATCTCGTAAAATTGATATCGGCGGTAGAATCGGCAGAATCCAACAATTCGGATTAGTTGCCTGAAGCGGGGGTGCTAGCACGGAGCGATATTGGTCACCACTGGCGAATCTGGTAAAAATTGCCTGCCGCGCCTCGCGGCTCCCCTGCAATCAAGGATGATTCATGAACAACTTTGCGCGCGTGGCCCGAATTGCCCTGCGATACCGATTGACGGTGCTTGCATCGGTCGTTTGCTCAGTGGGCATCGCATTCTTGTGGGCCGCCAATTTCTCGGCGTTCATGCCGGTGGTCGATGGCGTCATGCACGGCAAAGCCGTTCCTGGCATGATCGAAGATTGGATCGAGAAAACCCATTCACAGCTGGCAACACTCGACACGGAAATCGCAGCTTGCCGGGAACATCTGGCGGCGGCAGATTCGCCGGCTACCCGCGCCCAGCTAGCAACCTTGCTCAGTGACCAAGCCAATAGCCAAAAGTGGTTAGCCACTTGTGAATGGGCACTACCAATCGCTCGGAAGTGGCTTCCCAGCACCCCCTTTGGGACGCTCATGGCGATCTGCCTGTTGATCGTTGCCAGCACGCTCATCAAGGGCTGGCTGCGGATCATCAATAGCCTGTTGGTTGCCAAGCTAAGTCACCTCACTTTGCTGGAATTGCGCAGGCAGTTTTATCGGCGGACCTTGCGGCTTGACCTGGGTACATTGCGCCAAACTTCCAATGGCGATTTGATGACCCGCTTCACGACCGACATGGAATGGGTTTGCCTGGGAACGCAAGCATTGTATGGCATGGCGATTCGTGAACCGCTGAAGATGATCGCCTGTCTGATCGGCGCGGCGATGATTAGCTGGCAGTTGTTGTTGATTACCGCGGTCTGTGCTCCCCCTTCGATTTTCGCCATTCGCTGGCTGGCCAAGTCGTTAAAACGAGCGAATCGTCGCGCTATGAAGGAACTCTCGAGCGTTTACGAACACTTGGAGGAAACCTTCGATGGCATCAAAGTGATCAAGGCCTTTACGATGGAATCGCACGAGCGGAGCCGCTTCCATCGGATCTCCCGGCAATACTATCGCCGGTCGATGAGGATCGCATTCTACGATGCCCTGGTGAGCCCCACTACGGAGCTGATTGGCCTGGTGATAATCGTGGGCGTGGTCGCGGCGGGAGGCTATATGGTGCTCAATCAAGAGACCCATCTGTTTGGAATCCGCATTAGCTCGCATCCCCTCTCGAATGGAACGCTGACCATGTTCTATGCCATGCTGGCGGGGATCATTGATCCTGCCAGGCGGCTCTCCGGCATCTTCAACTACCTCCAGCGAGGCTCTGCAGCTAGCGATCGCATCTTTGAATTCATGGACCGAGAAACCAAACTCCAGATCACTTCGAATCCGAAAACCCTTCCCGCTCGCTTGGGTCCGATTCAGTTCAACGAAGTTGCTTTTTCCTATCAGCCCAGCGAACTAGTACTCGACAACGTCAGCCTGGAAGTGAAACCCGGGGAAACAATCGCCATTGTCGGACCCAACGGCTGTGGGAAATCAACGCTTATGAACCTCCTGCCACGGTTCTATGATCCGACGTCGGGTAGTGTGACCATAGGTGGCATCAATCTGCGTGACATGCGAGTGGCCGACCTGCGAGAGCGGATCGGCATCGTCACCCAGGAGACCCTGCTGTTCGACGATACCGTGGCGAACAACATTCGCTACGGTTCGCCGGGTGCAACCGAGAACCAAGTGATCGCGGCGGCTGAACAAGCCCATGCCCATCGATTTATTACCAATATCCTCGCGGAAGGCTACCAAACGCTCTGCGGCCCGAGTGGCAATCGGCTGTCCGGTGGACAGCGACAGCGACTGGCGTTAGCCCGAGCCATTCTGAGGGATCCGGAGATCCTCATTCTCGACGAGGCTACCAGTCAAATCGACGTCGAGAGCGAACAGTTGATTCATGAAGTTTTGGAGCGGTTCGTGCAAGGTCGCACTGCGTTCATGATCACTCATCGGCCCAACACGCTCACCCTGGCCGACCGAATCGTGGTCATGGACAGCGGGAAGATTGTTGATGTTGGAAAATTCGACGAACTGGCCCAGCGCTGCGACCTCTTCCGCCGCCTGGCCCATCTCAACGTGCGGGCAACTGCTTGAGGCTCTGCACAG contains:
- a CDS encoding nuclear transport factor 2 family protein: MKRTIWKCVAVVLAACGPATAIAGNAVADKAAIEKAIASYVAAFNAHDSAELASHWSPEAVYTNPRTGDQVVGLEAIKQEFDALLADAKDVKLEVEVESIDFVSPNVAVENGLATVSGPESVAEVTRYQAVHVKQGGKWLLDRVSEEEVTSPPSHYEQLKPLEWLIGSWVDEDDEARVETTCQWSKNQNFITRSFTIDLANEPPLSGVQFIGWDAALGKIHSWAFDSDGGVVEGTWSNKDGSWIVESSAVLPDGRKASSINIMKILDDKTLSWQVTGRDVDGEILPNLPEVKITRIASEQ
- a CDS encoding cyclic nucleotide-binding and patatin-like phospholipase domain-containing protein, which translates into the protein MNEIDEKIHLLKLHPCSRGLDHEALREIAEAVELMRCQPGDTIHRANEPMTSVYLIIHGRLRLELVDIQGNVITQRFHSSGDQIGGLAAVLAEPTPMECIAEDPSTLLRMEYARGLELTKKFDVFRTNFTRLVADSVKRTIFNDRLPTRPRFVAFVHQSDETRIVSRKLFERLVELGETPGVLTDQSDAESIEGSRCCQMFGAGRDLSVDEVRKQVAQWLETGQVFADTKTTFDLSLASNTLEKCHLAFWCVTSQNWQASVKLLREIESLAPAWRDKICILWLLEPGEDAPLARELRDLAGRDLKVSFGSPVSNQGKVLFSGFERLLHLVRGVKIGVALGGGAARGMAHLGVLKALEQSGITVDMIAGTSAGAMTGTVYAAGLDADYAVECFVNDLRPSWFFRLLPRGDQWYLLHKYRMGRFDPMLRKYLKDLDLEQLAVPMHTVTLDLIEGKSVVRSGGDAVHGILESINLPVLSTPINRSGQALVDGGLINNIPADVLVAKGCNFVIAVSVTAKMESEFARNRPDTPASQMRSASTIQTILRSFQVQSTNINAIGVQPADFVIEPDVTGFELTGFTRTDELAAIGEQATTEAIPEIKNLLHRLDAELFPAFDG
- a CDS encoding lipoprotein N-acyltransferase Lnb domain-containing protein, with the translated sequence MDVNLGWLLITCLMYLVASILVLWIAGAIFFDVGRATWFGGVLAAIWVVCAIVAFLSWQPAWKPFVLILVLSGFFLRWWFFQKPSQHREWDPNFSQLARVSLQGDEITVENVRNTEYRSARDFDTRFETRSYRLSQLIGVDAILLQWGSTLMCHPMFVFDFGSSGRLCISIEVRYRVGQKYSLIRSLYRQQELMYVVSDERDAILRRSKCLEGHDLYLYRLASDALTDHEFFFEYVNAINSLAENPRWYHGLTTNCTTSIYAQGRGRMEWDWRMLFNGSLDRFMYDRQLLDQELPFESLKKQSWINGIANSAPVDNFGDYLRRELTGYRTSVDHELAETGKREEYLT
- a CDS encoding glycoside hydrolase family 9 protein, whose translation is MKPHSTFQYLVSISLMGLLSLAGNIGSLSAEDSVHLRVNQIGHHPEDAKVAIAFSHIPIEGKFSLLEVPSGKVAFTETFAPTPAPGWGTFAHHYQLDFSKFSAPGRYRLKIDNSGEVSRPFTIGEEAYGDHVESLLRFMRQQRCGYNPVLDVVCHQRDGRTAFGPLPTGTFVDTSGGWHDAGDQLKYLLTGSNATARMLLAYRLEPTKFDDRTDRSGHPLPNRIPDVLDEARWGLDWLFKLHPSPDELYHQVADDRDHNGWKMPDQDSSDYGWGPNSYRVVYGADGKPQGLREFKSESTGLANIAGRCAVAMAMAHQIWKEDLHDSVFADRCLQAAREFYAMGKAKEGVQQGNSYGAPYRYSETTWADDMEWAATELFTATGDESFLDEAIYYAHLAADTTWMPHETAGHYQYYPFLNVGHFALYPHVDIEQQTKLAEYYRSGIEATLARANNNAFGVGVPFIWCSNNLTSALITQILLYERMTGDLQYHSHMLTHRDWLFGRNPWGTTMFTGIPHDGEFPDDVHTAIWKLTRRAVPGGLIDGPVYAKVYESLLGLHLENEDEFAEFQNSHVVYHDDIGDYSTNEPTMDGTADAIFMMAHFGVAPDTARQAAASRVPSPAADLQLDAGAIRRGSTKEKKLALLFTADKHVEGAESVINTLAEYNLPATFFLTGKALDAPSMRDWTRRALEDGHYVGPHSDGHLLYAPWKDRQKSLVSKERFQADLYRNLAEIGELGADQSEPIYFVPPFEWHNSQHSTWAKELGCQMINFTLGSGSHRDFAPEDHQAYRTSDQLLQEILAYENTEATGLNGHLLLLHLGTTRKDKMYDKLDELIEGLQQRGYEFVRIDKLLSPTLLEE
- a CDS encoding ABC transporter ATP-binding protein, whose protein sequence is MNNFARVARIALRYRLTVLASVVCSVGIAFLWAANFSAFMPVVDGVMHGKAVPGMIEDWIEKTHSQLATLDTEIAACREHLAAADSPATRAQLATLLSDQANSQKWLATCEWALPIARKWLPSTPFGTLMAICLLIVASTLIKGWLRIINSLLVAKLSHLTLLELRRQFYRRTLRLDLGTLRQTSNGDLMTRFTTDMEWVCLGTQALYGMAIREPLKMIACLIGAAMISWQLLLITAVCAPPSIFAIRWLAKSLKRANRRAMKELSSVYEHLEETFDGIKVIKAFTMESHERSRFHRISRQYYRRSMRIAFYDALVSPTTELIGLVIIVGVVAAGGYMVLNQETHLFGIRISSHPLSNGTLTMFYAMLAGIIDPARRLSGIFNYLQRGSAASDRIFEFMDRETKLQITSNPKTLPARLGPIQFNEVAFSYQPSELVLDNVSLEVKPGETIAIVGPNGCGKSTLMNLLPRFYDPTSGSVTIGGINLRDMRVADLRERIGIVTQETLLFDDTVANNIRYGSPGATENQVIAAAEQAHAHRFITNILAEGYQTLCGPSGNRLSGGQRQRLALARAILRDPEILILDEATSQIDVESEQLIHEVLERFVQGRTAFMITHRPNTLTLADRIVVMDSGKIVDVGKFDELAQRCDLFRRLAHLNVRATA